In Clostridiaceae bacterium, the genomic stretch GAGTTCTCCAATGAGGTTGAACTGCTGGATAACGAGAGAATAGATGATCTTCAGCTTAATGGTTTGCGTATTATACAAAAAAGAGAGGGTTTTTGTTTTGGAATAGATGCAGTACTCCTGGCGAATTTTGCAGATGTTAGAAAAAAGGATAAAGTTATTGACTTGGGAACAGGTACCGGGATTATACCTATTCTACTGTCAGGCAAAACTCAGGCAGCTTCAATAACTGGAATCGAAATTCAACCTGATATGGCGGAGATGGCTTCAAGAAGTGTCAGATTAAATGGACTGGAAGAGAGAGTCAGTATAATATGCATGGACTTAAGAAAATCTGTTGAGTATTTCGGCGCTTCCAAATTCAATGTAGTAATATCAAACCCTCCTTATATAAATCAAGGTTGCGGTCTGGTTAATCCATCAGACACTAAGGCTATTTCCAGGCATGAAATAATGTGCAGCCTTGAAGATATTATAAATACTGCCAGCAGGCTCCTTGTTCCGGGAGGACAGTTTGCCATGGTTCACAGGCCTTACAGATTGGTTGACATAATGTATCATATGAGAAATTATTCTTTAGAACCTAAATACTTGCGTTTTGTTCATCCTTCAGCCGGGAAAAAGCCTAATTTATTGCTGATTAAAGGAATAAAGGGAGGAAGGCCTGAACTTAAAATGATGGATCCCTTATATATCTATGATGAAAATGGAAAGTACACTCGTGATATTGATTTAATTTATGGAAGAATAACTGTGATGGAATTAAAGATAAATGAAGATAAATGATGGTATATAAATAAAAATAAAATTGAAAATATTGAGAGGGAAATACCTTGAATGATACAGGAACAAATGCAGGAACACTTTATATAGTTTCAACGCCTATAGGTAATATGGAAGATATTACATTCAGGGCTCTTAACATATTAAGAGAATCAGATGTAATTGCCGCAGAAGATACAAGGCAGACATTAAAGCTGTTAAATCATTATGGAATCAAAAAAAAGCTGATAAGCTATTATGAGCATAATAAGATAAAACAGGGAAATTATCTTATAAAGCTGCTTCTTGAAGGGAAAAATATAGCTCTTGTATCTGATGCAGGTACTCCGGGAATATCAGATCCCGGTGAAGATCTCATAAAGCTTGCCATTGAGGAAGGAATTAAAGTGGTAGCAGCTCCAGGGCCTACTGCTG encodes the following:
- a CDS encoding tRNA1(Val) (adenine(37)-N6)-methyltransferase — encoded protein: MEFSNEVELLDNERIDDLQLNGLRIIQKREGFCFGIDAVLLANFADVRKKDKVIDLGTGTGIIPILLSGKTQAASITGIEIQPDMAEMASRSVRLNGLEERVSIICMDLRKSVEYFGASKFNVVISNPPYINQGCGLVNPSDTKAISRHEIMCSLEDIINTASRLLVPGGQFAMVHRPYRLVDIMYHMRNYSLEPKYLRFVHPSAGKKPNLLLIKGIKGGRPELKMMDPLYIYDENGKYTRDIDLIYGRITVMELKINEDK